Proteins encoded in a region of the Zea mays cultivar B73 chromosome 4, Zm-B73-REFERENCE-NAM-5.0, whole genome shotgun sequence genome:
- the LOC100381582 gene encoding RNA pseudouridine synthase 3, mitochondrial isoform 2 (isoform 2 is encoded by transcript variant 2): MEPGMRIHLPVSVAESDIKKRYETIPTATLHPNKDEIEYLRRLVIYRDSAILVLNKPPKVPMKGHLPVHNSMDVLAAAALSYGSEEGPKLVHRLDRESSGLILMGRTKESFTRLHWLLTSVNLARTSSQTWNKACEAYAQKYWALVIGTPKEREGVISAPISKVLLDDGKAERVILAHPSGIDGAQEAITEYRVMGPTINGCSWIELQPLTGRKHQLRVHCAEALGTPIVGDYKYGWFVHQTWKQNPQPDFEPFTGEPYKLRRPEGLEIQKGSVLSKVPLLHLHCREMVIPNIAKFLSSTGGWHENGTPWAKEKPNLLRFVAPMPPHMKISWNIMSSYLV; encoded by the exons atggagcCTGGAATGAGGATTCACCTTCCTGTTTCAGTGGCTGAGAGTGACATAAAGAAGCGTTATGAGACCATTCCGACTGCCACACTGCATCCTAATAAAGATGAGATCGAGTACCTGAGGAGGCTAGTCATCTACAGG GACTCTGCTATATTGGTGCTTAACAAGCCCCCCAAAGTGCCCATGAAAGGACATTTGCCAGTACATAACAGCATGGACGTGCTTGCTGCTGCAGCACTGTCATATGGAAGCGAGGAGGGTCCAAAATTG GTCCATCGACTGGACAGAGAAAGCAGCGGTCTGATTTTGATGGGCAGAACAAAAGAAAGCTTTACTcggctgcactggcttctcactaGTGTAAACTTAGCTAGAACATCTTCTCAG ACATGGAATAAAGCCTGTGAAGCATACGCACAGAAGTATTGGGCACTAGTCATTGGTACTCCTAAAGAAAGGGAAGGAGTTATATCTGCTCCTATCTCAAAG GTACTCCTTGATGACGGGAAAGCCGAACGGGTCATTCTGGCACATCCTTCTGGCATAGATGGCGCGCAAGAGGCAATAACCGAGTACCGGGTGATGGGACCAACCATTAATGGGTGCTCATGGATCGAGCTACAGCCATTGACTGGGCGGAAGCACCAG CTCCGAGTCCACTGTGCTGAAGCCCTAGGCACTCCCATTGTCGGGGATTACAAATACGGTTGGTTTGTGCACCAAACGTGGAAGCAAAATCCCCAGCCTGACTTCGAACCGTTCACTGGAGAGCCATACAAGCTGAGGCGGCCAGAAGGCTTGGAGATTCAGAAGGGCAGTGTCCTCTCAAAAGTCCCTTTACTACACCTGCATTGCCGGGAGATGGTCATCCCCAACATTGCAAAGTTCCTGAGCAGCACTGGAGGATGGCACGAAAACGGCACCCCATGGGCCAAGGAGAAGCCCAACCTCCTAAGATTCGTCGCGCCAATGCCTCCGCACATGAAAATCAGTTGGAACATCATGTCTTCATACCTGGTGTAA